TTCTACGCCTACAAAAATGAATTCCTATTTATCGGTGGGACTGATCCCTATTTATACTGATGTAATAGATTCTTTTGAAAAAAATATTGCTCTTGGGACGTATGCTATCAAATTAAGCTATAGTGCACCTATTGATGAGATGGTAGATAGGATTATAGAACATAATACCATAAGAATAGATTATAAGGCTTTTTATGAGCGATGTTTAAGTATTTTTAATCAGTATTATGATGATGGGTATAATGTGGAAAAAATAAAAAAAGCCATTCAAAAGGTATTGATAAAATAGAGTAGTAATTCGGCACTGGAAAACAAGAAGATGATAATTTTAAAGAATAAATTTATTTTTCATTTACTCATAGGTATTTGCCTTTTTTTGGGGATAGTATTGCCTTTTGTTTTGAGTAGTAAATTTTACTATGATGCTAATATGATTGTGGCAGATGTCCATAATGAAAAAGGTTTTATTGGTAGTTATCCGATATCTATGATGTTTTATAGTGTGACGCGTTTAGGCAAATTACCCTATTCACTTGTTGCGATTATCCAATTGCCTATTATTTATTATCTTATAAAAAAAATAGGTATCCCAAAAGACTTTTATTTATTAACGATAAAAAATGCGATCGTATTCTTTTCTTTTTGATGTTGGCAATTTTCATCGGGCAACCGTCTAAGGAATTTTTCACTTTTATTTTTACGGTAATTATCCTGATGATTTTAACCCGTAACTATTTTACATTCAATGTATCATTGATGCTGGTGTTTTTGTTATTGGTGTTTTTTGGAGTCCTGTTTCGTCCTTATTTTGTTTTAATACCAATTATTGCTGTTGGGATGTATTTTGTGACTTTTATACGTTTTGGAAGAAAAAACATCACTACTATTTTTTATGGAATTTTAATAGCTGTTTTTTTATCCTTAAGCCATGGGATCATTAATGGGAAACATTTTTCGGAAAGTACCAGAGAAGGACTCAATCTGGAGCGTTTAGGCGCTGCAGATGCCAACTCGATGATCGTATCTCCCGTTAGCACAACTACCTGGTATGGGGAGACGATAGGTATTTTTTATGGTTTTTTTACAGTTAATTTACCTTTAAATGGGCTGAAACATATTTTTTCACCTCAAATTATTGCTTTTATAATTTGGCAATTACTGCTATTCTGGATTCTGTTGGTACAGTTTTCTAAATGTCTTAAAGACAAGAAAAAATATAAAAATGAATTATGGGTTCTTTTAATATTGTTCTCTTATTTTATTGTTCAGGGAGTATTCGAGCCAGATTTAGGTTCTGCAGTACGTCATAAAATTGGAATGTTCCCATTAATCTATTATGCTTTGTACTATGAAGATTTCAGAAAAGCACTTCGCAAGACTATTTAATATACTGCTGTTACTGATTGCTGTAACTATGATTTTCAGGAAACAATGTACCTGGATGATCATTCTGTTTGTCGTATGCTGCCTTATATTCAGACGAAAACTTAATTTTCAACGGGAATCTATTATTTTCGGATTGATTATAGCTGCTCCATTCCTTCTTGAAATTCTTTTTTTCTGGAATAATAGTTCTCTATCTGGCGGTCTCAAATCCGCTGAAAAATCAATTTCATTGTTGTTATTTCCATTATTCATAATAGGGAATTATAAATACATTGATTATAAGTGGATTATAAATTATTATAGCAAAATAATGGTACTGCTATTGGTATTGCTGCTGCTTAGATTTGTGATTTTGTATCCGGATATGATCGATAAATACAGGAATGGTATCCATTTGTGGGAGATGGGTTATGTATTCAGCAACAGTTTTGGTAATCATGCACCTGCACTAAATATGCATTTGGCATTCGTAGCCATCCTTAATTTTTATTTAGTCTTGCAATCTTTTCATAATAATAGGGGAAGCGCATATAAAATAATGGAAATGCTGTTTCTTATTGTATCAATATTCTTTATTTTACTGGTAAATACCCGTATGGCTTTATTCAATATGGGAGCAGGATTTGGAATCGTTATTATTTACGAAATTCAACGTAGGCATAATTTTAAAAAAGTGTTGAAAACTGCGGGCTTGATGATGATTTTAGCATCAATTCTATTCTTTTTCTTTGTCAAAAATGATCCTTATATGAAGGAAAAATATTCAAAAGTTACTTTTGCCCATATGGATAAAATTGGGCGTTTGGATGAAATTGATCACCCGGAAATAAATGTGTTTAACTCTCTGGTTACAAGAGTTTCAATCTGGAAGTCAGGTTGGGAATTAGGAGTTCAAAATCTTCCATTTGGCGTAGGAGCCTCAGATGGGAAAAAAGAATTAGTACACTATTTTAAAGAAACGAATCAGGTTTTTCTGGCGAAATATGAATTTCCAATGCACAACCAATTTTTAGATTTTTTCTTGAAATATGGTATCGCAGGATTTTTTGTAGTAGCGCTCTATATTTTTACAATTGGTTATTTGGGATTTTCAGCTAAAAGTGGTGTAACAGTAGCATTTTTTCTCTTGTTTTTTACCTCCAATTTAACCGATGATTTTCTAATACGTTTTGATGGAATTGCTTTTAGTGGATTTTGGTTTTCTTTATTTACAGTAAACTGGTTGCAACAAAAGGAATTGCATCATAAGAATAATACTAAGTTACAATAGTATGAGCGTAAGGTATACAGTCATCTCGCTACTGATTTTTATAGTAGTAATATGCGGTTGTAATAGTAGTTCGGCAGTATATGGCTCCAAAACGGTAGACAGGGAATTAGAAAATAATGATACCATCCGAATGCTTTGGAATAATAGGCTGACAAAAAAATCATGGATATTTCTCAATCAGGACACGGGCTTAATTTTTGAGAAAGCAAGTCATTTGGAGGAAGCCCATGAAGTAGGAAATCCAGGGAATGTCTGGCCTTATAAATACAGTTGTAGTAATGGGGATACCATATCGGCCAGTAATAAAGCAGCACCTTCTGTAAAAGCAGTATCATGGAATTATAGCGAAAACCAGTGGCGAAAAAACCCGGGATATGAGATAAGCATCAATAGGGACAAATCAAGAGTAATTAATCCTATTGAATTCTTATTTAAAAACAATGCTAAAAAGGCTGTTGATAGTGACTTATTAAGAGAAATAGGCCTTGTTTTTGATCATTGGCCAGAACGGTTCAGGGATGGCAGTTGGAACGATGGACTATGGTCATTTCGAAAAGGATACAGAATAGCAGAATTTTCAGAGATAAGGCCTCTTCTAAAGGTCAAAATGGATAATTATAGTGCTCCAATATTAGCAGCTGAGGGTAGGGGAGCCTACATTTCAGTAGATTTTAGATTTGCTTATTATGATGAAGGCGGCAAAATTATTCGCAGTGATTTAATTGGAGTAGTCTTTGCTAATTTTTTTAACCTTGATTTTAATTTAAACCCTAATGATGCTATTTTTTGGCAGGATTTTATTAGTGATCCTACATCCAGAAGAATCCTCTTAAGTGCTGAAAAACTCGGATTTGATTTTTTAGGCAGCAGTCGTTCAGACAACGAATATCGTACCATTACATTTGATTACATACCGCTTATAAAAGAGTATCTCCCGGAACCACCAGAAGGCTATACTTTTGATGATGCAATTGTCCGGGGATTGGATATTTACTCAGGATCAAGAGGAACGGATATTTCCTTTTGGCTAAAAGATGTTCAACTTAATGGGATGCCCTAACAAGCAATTTTTGAAAATGGATACAAGTACTCAAGTACTAATGTTTATAAATCGAAACCAGCTTTCTAAAATTTTTATCTTTATCGAACACTTGTTGACAACGGCGAAAGCCATTATTGCCTAAGAGTATTCGTTTCTGTAGCTCTTTTAATTGCTCAAAATAGTTTTCCAGTTCAGCAGGAGAATCAAACAGAAAACCGGTTTCATTGGGAATAACGATATCTTTATTACCAATCACATTGGTCGCGACAACTGGTTTTCGCAGTGCCATTCCTTCTAAAACAGCAATTGGAAGGCCTTCCCATAAAGAAGTCTGAAGGTAAATATCTAAAGTATTTAATTCTTTCATAATATCATTTTGGTTTAAAAACCAACCGGTTACAATGATATTTTTTGCAGTGAGCAGACTTCTTAAATCACCATCTCCAATCCATACAAATTGAAACTGAGGAAATAAAGTGGCAATACGATTGAACAGTTCAGGGTCTTTTTGCGCTGTAATCCGGCCTACAATTCCAATTCTAAGTACAGGATTCAAAACAGGATTGTAAAAATGCTGCAGTTCATTAATAGAGATACCGTTTCGGACCAATACAGACTTACCTAGCTGTTTTGCAATTTCATATTCGGTATCACCACAGGCAATGGTAGTTCCACCAAAAATCCATTGACTATATTTTTCAATAGCTTGATATATTTTTTTGTGTAAGGGCGAAATATCGACTCTCAGGAAAGAATAACCATGAGGAGTGTAAAAAAGCTTTTTTTTGTCGAACAGTAGAAAATGTGCAGCCCTTCCTAATACGCCGGCTTTAGAAGAATGAAGATGGATAGCATCAGGATTTATTTCTTTTAAAACTTTTCTAAGTTTTAGTATTGATTTTAAATCTTTAAATATCGAAAACTCCCGAACCATTGGGACTTCAATGAGTTTTACATTTTTGGAAAAGTCTTCAGTTATTTTTGAAGGGTCTATTTCTTTCCGGTTACCGCTATAAATAATATAAGTTTCCAAGTCGTCAGCAGGTCCGTTTTCCCCGAAGAAAAAGGACAAATCTTTAAAATAAGTATAAACACCGCCGCCTAAGGCTTCAATAACATGGACAACTCTCAAAATGATCTTATTTGGGCAACAAAAATACGCAAAAGCAAATACAGTTCTTTGTATTTTTTGAGTGCTATGGTTAAATTATTATATTTTGTGCAGTATTAAGAAGCTGTTATTTTTTGATGAAGAATTTGTTTTTATTTGAAAATCAGGCATTATAATAAACAATTTGCAGGAATTAATTGGATTAATTAATTATAAGGTTACTTTTGGCAAATGAAATAGGAATTTACTTTTTTAGAAAAAAAAACGATACTATTTTTACAGGATCATTAGAAGGGCATGAATATGAAAAGAATACTAATAACCGGAGCAGCAGGATTTTTAGGATCCCATTTATGCGACAGGTTTATCAAAGAAGGTTATTTTGTGATTGGCATGGATAATCTGATTACAGGAGCTTTAAAGAATATTGAGCACTTGTTTAAATTGGAGAATTTTGAATTTTACCATCACGATATTACCAAATTTGTACACGTGCCCGGTGATTTGGATTATATTCTTCATTTTGCTTCCCCAGCCAGTCCCATAGATTATCTTAAAATTCCTATTCAGACGCTGAAAGTTGGTTCCTTGGGAACCCATAATCTTTTGGGCCTTGCGCGTGTCAAGCAAGCAAGGATATTGATTGCATCTACTTCAGAAGTATATGGAGATCCTTTAGTGCATCCCCAAACAGAGAATTATTATGGCAATGTAAATACCATCGGACCTAGAGGAGTGTATGACGAAGCCAAGCGTTTCCAGGAATCTATTACAATGGCCTACCATCGCTTTCATGGCGTAGAAACCCGTATTGTTCGTATTTTTAATACTTATGGCCCCAGAATGAGGCTCAATGACGGTCGTGTAATTCCAGCTTTTATTGGTCAGGCCTTACGGGGAGAAAACCTGACTATTTTTGGTGACGGCATGCAAACACGATCTTTTTGTTATGTAGATGATCAGGTCGAAGGTATTTACCGCTTATTGCTTAGTGATTATGTGGAACCAGTCAACATTGGTAATCCGGATGAAATTACGATCAGGGATTTTGCAGAAGAGATTATAAAATTGACCGGTACAGAACAAAAAGTAGTATACCATCCACTTCCAGTAAACGATCCGCTGCAACGACAGCCCGATACTACATTGGCCAAACAACTATTAGGGTGGGAGGCAAAGGTTAGCAGGGCAGATGGGATGAAAATTACATATGAATTTTTTAAGAATCTTTCTCCTGAGGAGTTGCTGAATGAAAATCATAAAGACTTTTCAAAATATATAAATTAGTGGCAAAAAAGACAGGCAGGTATTCGGGATACATCAGGCCCTTTTCATATTGCATTGATTTACTTAGTATCAATGTACTATCATTTGTGCTATTGCCTTCGGTATTTCATACACTGCTTCACACTGTTTTTATTTCACTTGCATGGGTCATTATTGCGACTAATATTGGCTTTTATGAAGTATACCGCTATACCAAAGTAGTGGCGATTTTAAATAAATTACTAAAACAGTTTGCCCTTTTTACGATACTTTGCTTTGCTTTTTCCGGCTGGTATACCAAGTATTCCGAATCGCAGGTAATTCTGTATTTTACAATAGCTGCTATCAGCCTTGTTGCGCTGATAAAATTGTTTATTTATTATTTTCTAAGAAAGTTCAGGGTACTTTTTGGCGGGAACTTTCGGCAGGTTGTTATTGTAGGAAATGGAAAAAGTGTAGACCAGTTGCAGGAATTTTTTAATGATAATCCGGATTATGGCTATAAGCTCGTTCGTGTTTTTGACTTTAAAGTAGAAAAAGAAGAACAGATTAATGAGTATTTTTCGTTTGTATTATCCACTCAGATTGATGAAATCTATTGTTCATTAGCCGATCTCAATAGCAACCAGATCAATGAATTTATTGATTTTACCGATAATAATCTTAAAATTCTGAAATTCTTACCGGATACCAAGGAGGTTTTTTCCCGTAATTTATCCTATGATTATTATGATTATATTCCCGTGATCTCCATGCGGAATATTCCATTGGATGAAACGATAAACAAAATTTTAAAACGCACTTTTGATATTATTTTCTCACTACTTGTAATACTCGGCGTGCTTTCATGGTTAATCCCAATATTGGCACTCTTTATAAAAGTAGAAACCAAAGGCCCTGTTTTCTTTAAGCAAAAGCGAAATGGATTGAATTATAAAGAATTTTACTGCTATAAGTTCCGTTCTATGGAACCCAATGCACTTGCAGATCTGCATCAGGTGACAAAGGGCGATACGCGAATTACGAAAGTAGGCCGTTTCATTCGGAAAACCAGTATTGATGAGCTACCGCAGTTTTTTAATGTACTGCTGGGCGAAATGTCTGTTGTTGGGCCAAGGCCCCATATGGTCAGCCATACCGAAATGTATGCCCGTAGTATTGATAAGTTCATGGTGCGCCATTTTATAAAACCCGGAATTACCGGATTGGCACAGACCAAAGGATTCCGTGGCGAGGTAGAGAATGATAAGGATATTATTTTCCGGGTAAAATATGATATTTTCTATCTGGAGAACTGGTCTATTTTGTTGGACCTAAAAATCGTATTCCTGACACTCTATAATGCAATCAAAGGAGAAGCAAAAGCCTATTAGTCATGAAGTTCCCTCTTGTCTCTATCATCACTCCCGCCTATAATTCTGAAAAGTTTATTGATCAGGCCATCCAATCGGTACAGCAGCAAACTTTTTCGGATTGGGAAATGATTTTGGTGAATGATGGTTCTTCAGATCATACCCAGGAGATTATAGAAAAATGGAGGCTACAGGATCCCCGAATCAAACTGCTTACACTTTCAAAAAATTCAGGAACGGGTGTAGCACGAAATAAGGGGCTTGAAAAAGCAACCGGTCGGTACATTGCCTTTTTGGATGCTGATGATCTCTGGACCCCGGAAAAGCTGCAAAAACAATTGGATTTCATGGTAGCCCGAAACATTCCTTTTACTTTTTCCTTTTACCAACAGATTGACGAAGATGGCAACGATTTACAAAAGATCGTAACAGCCCCCAATCCATTATCCTATACGCAATTATTGTATTGTAATTATGTTGGGAACCTTACCGGGATTTATGACACTGATTTTTTCGGTAAAATTGATATTTCCAGGTTCAGGAAAAGGCAGGATTGGATAGTATGGCTGACGATTGTAAAACGATTGAAAATCGTTCATCCCGTGCCGGAAGTGCTTGCACAATACAGGGTGAGGCAACATTCGATTTCAGCTTCCAAGATCGAATTAGTAAAGCACAATTACAAAGTATATCGGAATTTTCATCAAATGCCGGTATTAATTGCTTTCTTGGCCATGATCCGGTTCTTGATTACACAGTTGGTACTGAAACCGCGATACATTACCCGAAAAAAGTAACGCTAAATTGTGCAATACCGACAACAGGTTGGTTACAATGTTAGAGCTATTTTGCGAGAAGAGAAGTGAATTGTTTGAGTTTTCCTCGATGTGTCCGGTTGAGTGAATTTTTCCGGATAAAATCAAAGTGAAGTCCCGGCTCAAGATAAAGGGTAAGGGCGAGTTCCATTTTTTGAATCATTGCCTCTTGCAGCAGTCCCGTACTGACATAGTCGATTTCAAACCGATCGGCTGCGATTTGACGAATAACAAATTCTTTTACCATTCCGGAGTCTTCAATGATACTTTTAGTGACATAATAGAAAGCCAGACCAGGCACTTTTTTTCCACTGGGGAGCAAGGCAAAATCATTGGTGCGGCCCACAAGCTTCTCCAAAATTGCTTTTTTAGGAGTTGAATGCACCGATAGGGCACCAATATCTCCAATATCATAACGGATGAACGGGTGAGCAGTATTAAAGAGTGAGGTAATCACGATACGGCCTTCTGTTCCGTGTGGTACCACCCGATCCTGATCGTCCAGTATTTCTACATAGAGGGTTTCAGTATTGACTTGCCATTGCCCTTTCGGGTTTTCAAATGCAATAAGATCCAGTTCCGAAGCACCATACTCATTGACCACAGGAATACCGAACTGTTTTTCAAGCAATTCCCGGTCGGAAGCAAAGAGCATTTCGGAAGTAACGATGCAAACCTTCAGGCTGGGACAAATGGCACTCAGGATATAGTCATTGCGCTCCAGGAATTTTGCAAATTGTACAATCGCACTGGTATAGCCATTAATGTAATCAAAGGGTTTATTGCGGAAGTGCTGCAGTAATTTTTCAAGGGCAGTATCGGACAGATCAAAAATTGGAAATCGGTAGCGATGACCGAGAAAATCCTTAAATCGTTCTTTCCGGTTTCCGAAAAAATCCAATGGAATCCCATAAAATCGTGCTTGCAGTGAGGTATTGAAATCAATACCATACCATCCAAAACGGTAACAATTGGAAGCCCAGGTTAGAGCATGGGTCATTTTATCTTTTGCAAAAATAAAAGGTGTACCGCTCGATCCCGAAGTTTTGTTGCAATACACATTTTTCCGAGTATTGCCAATTGACAGCCTTTCCGATAAGGGGCGCTGCAGTACTTTTTTAGTCATGACCGGAAGATTCTCCCATGTGGTATAGTTACCGGCCAGTTGTTTGTAAAAAGTATTATGCTGAAGATGGTAGGCTACTATTTCCTGTTTTTTCGAGTGGATAAAATCAGGATATGCTGCTTCCGGAATAGCGAGGATGGCAGCAAGTTGTGCTTTTGCCTCCCGAAGCGGAAAGCCATTTATTTTCAGGGATAAATCGAAAATTTTTAGCACAGTTACTCTAATTTTTATCAAAAATAAGAAACCCGGACTACTAATAATGGAAACCGGATAATTTTTTAGCCCAATAATTTTTTTTCCGTTCAAAAGCCATTAATTTTGGGGTTGATAACAAAAACACACAACAATGAGAATTTTACTTTTAGGTTCAGGAGGAAGAGAACATGCA
The Flavobacterium kingsejongi genome window above contains:
- a CDS encoding glycosyltransferase, with product MRVVHVIEALGGGVYTYFKDLSFFFGENGPADDLETYIIYSGNRKEIDPSKITEDFSKNVKLIEVPMVREFSIFKDLKSILKLRKVLKEINPDAIHLHSSKAGVLGRAAHFLLFDKKKLFYTPHGYSFLRVDISPLHKKIYQAIEKYSQWIFGGTTIACGDTEYEIAKQLGKSVLVRNGISINELQHFYNPVLNPVLRIGIVGRITAQKDPELFNRIATLFPQFQFVWIGDGDLRSLLTAKNIIVTGWFLNQNDIMKELNTLDIYLQTSLWEGLPIAVLEGMALRKPVVATNVIGNKDIVIPNETGFLFDSPAELENYFEQLKELQKRILLGNNGFRRCQQVFDKDKNFRKLVSIYKH
- a CDS encoding UDP-glucuronic acid decarboxylase family protein; translated protein: MKRILITGAAGFLGSHLCDRFIKEGYFVIGMDNLITGALKNIEHLFKLENFEFYHHDITKFVHVPGDLDYILHFASPASPIDYLKIPIQTLKVGSLGTHNLLGLARVKQARILIASTSEVYGDPLVHPQTENYYGNVNTIGPRGVYDEAKRFQESITMAYHRFHGVETRIVRIFNTYGPRMRLNDGRVIPAFIGQALRGENLTIFGDGMQTRSFCYVDDQVEGIYRLLLSDYVEPVNIGNPDEITIRDFAEEIIKLTGTEQKVVYHPLPVNDPLQRQPDTTLAKQLLGWEAKVSRADGMKITYEFFKNLSPEELLNENHKDFSKYIN
- a CDS encoding O-antigen ligase family protein: MIILFVVCCLIFRRKLNFQRESIIFGLIIAAPFLLEILFFWNNSSLSGGLKSAEKSISLLLFPLFIIGNYKYIDYKWIINYYSKIMVLLLVLLLLRFVILYPDMIDKYRNGIHLWEMGYVFSNSFGNHAPALNMHLAFVAILNFYLVLQSFHNNRGSAYKIMEMLFLIVSIFFILLVNTRMALFNMGAGFGIVIIYEIQRRHNFKKVLKTAGLMMILASILFFFFVKNDPYMKEKYSKVTFAHMDKIGRLDEIDHPEINVFNSLVTRVSIWKSGWELGVQNLPFGVGASDGKKELVHYFKETNQVFLAKYEFPMHNQFLDFFLKYGIAGFFVVALYIFTIGYLGFSAKSGVTVAFFLLFFTSNLTDDFLIRFDGIAFSGFWFSLFTVNWLQQKELHHKNNTKLQ
- a CDS encoding undecaprenyl-phosphate glucose phosphotransferase, whose protein sequence is MAKKTGRYSGYIRPFSYCIDLLSINVLSFVLLPSVFHTLLHTVFISLAWVIIATNIGFYEVYRYTKVVAILNKLLKQFALFTILCFAFSGWYTKYSESQVILYFTIAAISLVALIKLFIYYFLRKFRVLFGGNFRQVVIVGNGKSVDQLQEFFNDNPDYGYKLVRVFDFKVEKEEQINEYFSFVLSTQIDEIYCSLADLNSNQINEFIDFTDNNLKILKFLPDTKEVFSRNLSYDYYDYIPVISMRNIPLDETINKILKRTFDIIFSLLVILGVLSWLIPILALFIKVETKGPVFFKQKRNGLNYKEFYCYKFRSMEPNALADLHQVTKGDTRITKVGRFIRKTSIDELPQFFNVLLGEMSVVGPRPHMVSHTEMYARSIDKFMVRHFIKPGITGLAQTKGFRGEVENDKDIIFRVKYDIFYLENWSILLDLKIVFLTLYNAIKGEAKAY
- a CDS encoding glycosyltransferase family 2 protein, with the protein product MKFPLVSIITPAYNSEKFIDQAIQSVQQQTFSDWEMILVNDGSSDHTQEIIEKWRLQDPRIKLLTLSKNSGTGVARNKGLEKATGRYIAFLDADDLWTPEKLQKQLDFMVARNIPFTFSFYQQIDEDGNDLQKIVTAPNPLSYTQLLYCNYVGNLTGIYDTDFFGKIDISRFRKRQDWIVWLTIVKRLKIVHPVPEVLAQYRVRQHSISASKIELVKHNYKVYRNFHQMPVLIAFLAMIRFLITQLVLKPRYITRKK
- a CDS encoding phenylacetate--CoA ligase family protein yields the protein MLKIFDLSLKINGFPLREAKAQLAAILAIPEAAYPDFIHSKKQEIVAYHLQHNTFYKQLAGNYTTWENLPVMTKKVLQRPLSERLSIGNTRKNVYCNKTSGSSGTPFIFAKDKMTHALTWASNCYRFGWYGIDFNTSLQARFYGIPLDFFGNRKERFKDFLGHRYRFPIFDLSDTALEKLLQHFRNKPFDYINGYTSAIVQFAKFLERNDYILSAICPSLKVCIVTSEMLFASDRELLEKQFGIPVVNEYGASELDLIAFENPKGQWQVNTETLYVEILDDQDRVVPHGTEGRIVITSLFNTAHPFIRYDIGDIGALSVHSTPKKAILEKLVGRTNDFALLPSGKKVPGLAFYYVTKSIIEDSGMVKEFVIRQIAADRFEIDYVSTGLLQEAMIQKMELALTLYLEPGLHFDFIRKNSLNRTHRGKLKQFTSLLAK